One genomic window of Cystobacter fuscus DSM 2262 includes the following:
- a CDS encoding AAA family ATPase — protein MGETRIELLGGARILEERHKSRPLERKTAAFLAYLALEGETARGTLAGLLWPESREATARNNLSQLLRRLGELLGESGVEGRKTVRLRDDLRVDVRELVRGQPSWLESPGSELLAGLNYDDCEALEDWLRATRPRVTGLQRKALEEQLRLEEREGRMTLALEAAQRMLVLEPTSEETFRHLMRLHHRMGNRDAALRVWRQCEEVLARELGIRPSAETSRLAGELERQPTVQPSAGPERKVPPLTVVHPPVLAGREREWAKLEAAHAARRPTFVLGPAGVGKSRLIGDFARSRGRSLLLTSRPGDINVPFSTHARGLRTLLRHNPGLVLEPWVRRELSRLVPELGPEPLPLPVTPEETARLFSAVLHMARQALRELDVLVFDDAQYSDSGSSELSFYLLAQLEEDMLARRFPWILLSERTDETLWKGERIHMQVEAGLAELIQLEPLALPEVRTLLRGMNEPRLEEMAEDIVRYTGGNPLFIVETARHLIESNSLGGRFPEGMPPPGRARYIIQNRLESLSPEALRLAQLLAVARADVGLELAAEVLEVSVARLVEAWRELEEGALVRGAWFSHNLVGEAVLTGLPASVHTLLATRLGRAGSAPGP, from the coding sequence TTGGGCGAGACGCGTATCGAGCTTCTGGGTGGTGCCCGGATTCTGGAGGAGCGCCACAAATCGAGGCCGCTGGAGCGGAAGACCGCGGCATTCCTGGCCTACCTGGCGCTGGAGGGAGAAACGGCGCGGGGAACGCTCGCGGGCCTGCTCTGGCCGGAGTCCCGCGAGGCCACGGCGCGCAACAACCTGTCTCAATTGTTGCGCCGCCTGGGCGAGCTGCTGGGCGAGTCTGGCGTGGAGGGCCGCAAGACGGTGCGGCTGCGCGATGACCTCCGGGTGGACGTGCGCGAGCTCGTGCGCGGCCAGCCCTCATGGCTCGAGAGTCCAGGAAGCGAGCTGCTCGCGGGTTTGAATTACGACGACTGCGAGGCGCTGGAGGATTGGCTGCGCGCCACCCGCCCGCGTGTGACGGGGTTGCAACGCAAGGCCCTGGAAGAGCAGTTGCGGCTGGAGGAGCGGGAAGGGCGGATGACCCTGGCCCTGGAGGCGGCCCAGCGGATGCTCGTGCTGGAGCCCACCTCCGAGGAGACGTTCCGCCACCTCATGCGGCTGCATCATCGGATGGGCAACCGCGACGCCGCGCTGCGCGTCTGGCGTCAGTGCGAGGAGGTGCTGGCGCGCGAGTTGGGCATCCGGCCCTCGGCGGAGACGAGCCGGCTGGCGGGCGAGTTGGAGCGGCAGCCCACGGTGCAACCCTCCGCGGGTCCGGAGCGCAAGGTGCCTCCGCTCACGGTGGTACATCCCCCCGTGCTGGCCGGCCGCGAGCGCGAGTGGGCGAAGCTGGAGGCGGCTCATGCGGCGCGCCGGCCCACCTTCGTCCTGGGGCCCGCGGGGGTGGGCAAGTCCCGGCTCATCGGGGACTTCGCCCGCTCGCGGGGCCGCTCGCTGCTGCTGACGTCGCGCCCGGGTGACATCAACGTGCCCTTCTCCACACATGCCCGGGGGTTGCGGACCCTCCTGCGGCACAACCCGGGGCTGGTGCTGGAGCCCTGGGTCCGCCGCGAGCTGTCCCGCCTGGTGCCGGAGCTGGGTCCAGAGCCCCTGCCCCTGCCGGTGACTCCCGAGGAGACGGCCCGCTTGTTCTCCGCCGTGCTCCACATGGCGCGCCAGGCGTTGAGGGAGCTGGACGTCCTCGTCTTCGACGATGCCCAGTACTCCGACAGCGGCAGCAGTGAGCTCAGCTTCTACCTCCTCGCCCAGCTCGAGGAGGACATGCTGGCCCGGCGCTTTCCGTGGATCCTCCTCAGCGAGCGCACGGACGAGACGCTCTGGAAGGGCGAGCGGATCCACATGCAGGTGGAGGCGGGGCTCGCGGAGCTCATCCAGCTCGAGCCCCTGGCGCTGCCGGAGGTGCGCACCCTGCTGCGTGGCATGAACGAGCCCCGGCTGGAGGAGATGGCCGAGGACATCGTCCGCTACACCGGTGGCAACCCCCTGTTCATCGTGGAAACGGCCCGCCATCTCATCGAGTCCAACAGCCTCGGAGGACGCTTTCCCGAGGGGATGCCGCCTCCGGGCCGGGCCCGCTACATCATCCAGAATCGTCTGGAGAGTCTGTCGCCCGAGGCACTCCGGCTGGCGCAGTTGTTGGCGGTGGCCCGCGCCGACGTGGGCCTCGAGCTGGCGGCCGAGGTGTTGGAGGTGAGCGTGGCGCGGCTGGTGGAGGCCTGGCGGGAGCTGGAGGAGGGGGCCCTGGTGCGCGGCGCGTGGTTCAGCCACAACCTGGTGGGCGAGGCGGTGCTGACCGGGTTGCCCGCCTCCGTGCACACGTTGCTCGCCACGCGCCTGGGTCGCGCCGGGTCCGCCCCTGGCCCATGA
- a CDS encoding DUF1565 domain-containing protein encodes MKRTAALVFLSSTLSACDPSTSVGAPASPDTSEQLQALAESETFYKAINFAGSAATIEGRPFLSFAEAKAQGLSIPSGYSEAQSSLSPSPATDAPTGVMLNSAIWQAGTLKIAQTVPAASYGVYLYILENHQTNYRSLDVSLEGQKVAQGVGTLAKGEWKKYGPYSVQVSDGTLNLDLSARSGDPHLMGLALFTLGTTPPPPSTGGRVYYVALNGNDSTGDGTQAKPYRTIAKAADVAPANAGHTIQVGAGTFDETRQIQLKEKVNLIGAGADATFIRGGQFDWNSSGLIQLASRVLDPSAAKIPAFEHEGETYGPFDRYLPVDSPQELSGFSMDGQNKGSSGIKIVNRNGVNIHHVKIKNYSWAGIYSSSEGYAGVKNLRVSDFEIAESSLENTSASWGNITLRGTHEGALIQNGRIEHYTTASRPENYHTGSGYAFKALRSWEDTARKQDEIRGSKLLNIIQRGKDSAPWDNYKAANIGFEFWNIGADGVEIAHCDFNAAMSLEFNAPIDQYPYSFYVHHNRFKVTKAGFLELANSNIIVEHNSFDMTGNTNPWNTMGEYNEGKASTQGTLLKNIRVNHNVFNLAAAGPSMFVFTTKVDNFKFYNNTVISTATPALFEFRRPSSQGSGAIEIRNNIFETGGAVKMFAYTEQNNATAPTSVAFTNNLSRNAPTALPPTASQAGNLLGSAQLVRSGAMPFPYFDAASASANVVDRGANVGLPFSGSAPDIGASEYGLSAGTLGLK; translated from the coding sequence ATGAAGAGAACCGCCGCGCTGGTATTCCTCTCCAGCACCTTGTCCGCTTGCGATCCCTCCACGTCCGTGGGCGCGCCAGCCAGTCCAGACACTTCCGAGCAGCTTCAAGCCCTCGCCGAGAGCGAGACCTTCTACAAGGCGATCAACTTCGCCGGGAGCGCGGCCACCATCGAGGGCCGGCCGTTCCTCTCCTTCGCCGAGGCGAAGGCCCAGGGCCTGAGCATCCCCTCTGGCTATTCAGAAGCCCAGTCGAGCCTGAGCCCCAGCCCGGCCACGGACGCCCCGACGGGAGTGATGCTCAACAGCGCCATCTGGCAGGCGGGTACCCTGAAGATCGCCCAGACCGTGCCCGCGGCCAGCTACGGCGTCTATCTCTACATCCTCGAGAACCACCAGACCAACTACCGCTCGCTCGACGTCTCCCTGGAAGGACAGAAGGTGGCGCAGGGCGTGGGCACGCTGGCGAAGGGGGAGTGGAAGAAGTACGGCCCCTACTCGGTGCAGGTGTCCGACGGCACGCTCAACCTGGACCTGAGCGCCCGGTCGGGAGATCCGCACCTGATGGGCCTGGCCCTCTTCACGCTGGGCACCACCCCTCCGCCCCCGTCGACGGGCGGCCGCGTCTACTACGTGGCCTTGAATGGCAATGACTCGACGGGCGACGGCACCCAGGCCAAACCCTACCGCACCATCGCCAAGGCCGCGGACGTGGCGCCCGCCAACGCGGGCCACACCATCCAGGTGGGCGCCGGCACGTTCGACGAGACCCGGCAGATCCAACTCAAGGAGAAGGTCAACCTCATCGGCGCGGGCGCGGACGCCACCTTCATCCGGGGCGGCCAGTTCGATTGGAACAGCAGCGGCCTCATCCAGCTGGCGTCCCGGGTGCTCGACCCCTCGGCGGCGAAGATTCCCGCCTTCGAGCACGAAGGCGAGACGTACGGCCCGTTCGACCGCTACCTCCCGGTCGACTCCCCCCAGGAGCTCTCCGGGTTCTCGATGGATGGCCAGAACAAGGGCTCCTCGGGCATCAAGATCGTCAACCGCAACGGCGTGAACATCCATCACGTGAAGATCAAGAACTACTCGTGGGCGGGCATCTACAGCTCGAGCGAGGGCTACGCGGGGGTGAAGAACCTGCGCGTCTCCGACTTCGAGATCGCCGAGTCCTCGCTCGAGAACACGAGCGCGTCCTGGGGCAACATCACCCTGCGCGGCACCCACGAAGGGGCCCTCATCCAGAACGGCCGTATCGAGCACTACACCACCGCCTCGCGCCCGGAGAACTACCACACGGGCTCGGGTTATGCCTTCAAGGCCCTGCGCTCCTGGGAGGACACCGCGCGGAAGCAGGATGAGATCCGCGGCTCCAAGCTGTTGAACATCATCCAGCGTGGCAAGGACAGCGCTCCCTGGGACAACTACAAGGCCGCCAACATCGGCTTCGAGTTCTGGAACATCGGCGCCGATGGGGTGGAGATCGCCCACTGTGACTTCAACGCCGCGATGTCGCTCGAGTTCAACGCGCCCATCGACCAGTACCCCTACAGCTTTTATGTCCACCACAACCGCTTCAAGGTGACCAAGGCGGGCTTCCTGGAGCTGGCCAACAGCAACATCATCGTCGAGCACAACTCCTTCGACATGACGGGCAACACCAATCCCTGGAACACGATGGGCGAGTACAACGAGGGCAAGGCCTCGACCCAGGGCACCCTCCTCAAGAACATCCGGGTGAACCACAACGTGTTCAACCTGGCGGCGGCCGGCCCCTCCATGTTCGTCTTCACCACCAAGGTCGACAACTTCAAGTTCTACAACAACACGGTCATCAGCACGGCCACGCCGGCGTTGTTCGAGTTCCGTCGTCCCAGCTCCCAGGGCAGCGGCGCCATCGAGATCCGCAACAACATCTTCGAGACCGGCGGCGCGGTGAAGATGTTCGCGTACACGGAGCAGAACAACGCGACGGCGCCCACGAGCGTGGCCTTCACGAACAACCTGTCGAGGAACGCGCCCACGGCCCTGCCCCCCACGGCCTCCCAGGCGGGCAACCTGCTGGGCAGCGCGCAGCTCGTGCGCTCGGGGGCCATGCCCTTCCCCTACTTCGATGCGGCGAGCGCGAGCGCCAACGTGGTGGATCGCGGCGCGAACGTGGGGCTGCCGTTCTCGGGCTCCGCGCCGGACATCGGGGCCAGTGAGTACGGGCTGTCCGCGGGCACCCTGGGCCTGAAGTAG
- a CDS encoding DUF692 domain-containing protein — protein sequence MSDTKASAWKLPWRGLGLSSNLDAADAPHPYRLLAEAPGLFDFVEYSAPLSLEETRAEASLFPEMWERRGEVPVLFHPVHLNLYGPELEPERALAALDAHARAVGSAWVGNDVGWWHSGGQPFPGYLYFTPPFTEAGVRDCAAHALHVQSHLSVPLALENPAVFARRGELHVLDFMARLHARTGLPLLLDLGHLLSYQLAAGLPLDAGLADFPLDQVIEVHLAGGVVTRRGGRSHYVDDHTQPVREELFGLLERLLPRCPALRAVTFEGDGHPLDVALLTLRRLRQLVPAAPRPALSLPPVERPAPPLARESAPWALFESGYGVTAEPGGDEEGVRAEQDFRLAVVAEGLDRDWPLSRLLLAGTRERLLAFTASREFRELFEGLGRSPGHAFAAWTRRRLRERPDEGLAAAVSFETFLPQAARARSRAAPGPGEVGLAEDVRLGNFPVDLTELVFAARALRRHLTGRAWASEALEVSGLDALEQVARRPAPGPWRFIVRRKGRGLEVLTAAASVLDELAALERAPRPAREVPVQRLADAGVLGLLRWG from the coding sequence ATGAGCGACACGAAGGCATCCGCCTGGAAGCTGCCCTGGAGGGGCCTGGGCTTGAGCAGCAACCTGGACGCGGCGGACGCACCGCACCCCTACCGCCTGCTCGCCGAGGCGCCAGGCCTCTTCGACTTCGTGGAGTACAGCGCGCCGCTGTCGCTCGAGGAGACTCGCGCCGAGGCCTCGCTCTTCCCGGAGATGTGGGAGCGCCGGGGGGAGGTGCCGGTGCTCTTCCATCCGGTGCACCTCAACCTCTATGGCCCCGAGCTGGAGCCGGAGCGGGCGCTCGCCGCCCTGGACGCGCACGCGCGCGCGGTGGGCAGCGCGTGGGTGGGCAACGACGTGGGGTGGTGGCACTCGGGGGGACAGCCCTTTCCGGGCTACCTCTACTTCACGCCCCCCTTCACCGAGGCGGGCGTGCGCGACTGCGCCGCGCACGCGCTCCACGTCCAGTCCCACCTGTCCGTGCCGCTCGCGCTGGAAAATCCCGCCGTCTTCGCCCGGCGGGGGGAGCTGCACGTGTTGGACTTCATGGCCCGCCTGCACGCGCGCACCGGACTGCCGCTGCTGCTCGACCTGGGGCACCTGCTCAGCTACCAGCTCGCCGCCGGGCTGCCCCTGGACGCGGGGCTCGCGGACTTCCCGTTGGACCAGGTCATCGAGGTGCACCTCGCGGGCGGCGTCGTCACCCGGAGGGGCGGCCGGAGCCACTACGTGGATGACCACACCCAGCCGGTGCGCGAGGAGCTCTTCGGCCTGTTGGAGCGGCTCCTGCCGCGCTGCCCCGCGCTGCGCGCCGTCACCTTCGAGGGAGATGGACACCCGCTGGACGTGGCGCTCCTCACGCTGCGTCGCCTGCGCCAGCTCGTGCCCGCCGCGCCGCGGCCCGCGCTGTCCCTCCCCCCGGTGGAGCGGCCCGCGCCGCCCCTCGCCCGGGAGAGCGCGCCCTGGGCGCTCTTCGAGTCCGGATATGGCGTGACGGCGGAGCCGGGCGGCGACGAGGAGGGGGTCCGGGCGGAGCAGGACTTCCGGCTCGCGGTGGTGGCCGAGGGGCTCGATCGCGACTGGCCCCTGTCCCGGTTGCTGCTCGCGGGCACGCGCGAGCGCCTTCTGGCCTTCACCGCGTCGCGTGAGTTCCGCGAGCTCTTCGAGGGGCTGGGGCGCTCGCCCGGGCATGCGTTCGCGGCCTGGACGCGGCGGCGCTTGCGCGAGCGTCCGGACGAGGGGCTCGCGGCGGCGGTCTCCTTCGAGACGTTCCTTCCCCAGGCCGCGCGCGCCCGGTCCCGCGCCGCGCCGGGGCCGGGCGAAGTGGGGCTGGCCGAGGACGTGCGTCTGGGCAACTTCCCGGTGGACCTGACCGAGCTGGTCTTCGCCGCCCGGGCCCTGCGCCGTCACCTGACGGGGCGGGCCTGGGCGAGCGAGGCCCTGGAGGTGAGCGGGCTGGACGCGCTCGAGCAGGTGGCGCGGCGTCCGGCGCCTGGTCCATGGCGCTTCATCGTGCGGCGCAAGGGCCGGGGGCTGGAGGTGCTGACGGCGGCGGCCTCGGTGCTCGACGAGCTGGCCGCGCTGGAGCGGGCGCCCCGGCCCGCGCGGGAGGTGCCCGTCCAACGGCTCGCCGACGCGGGGGTGCTCGGCCTCTTGCGCTGGGGATGA
- the udk gene encoding uridine kinase — translation MSSPLVVGIAGGTASGKTTVARKVREALADCRVAFIDQDSYYRDLSDLPMAERREVNFDHPDAFDTDLLVAHLAELKAGRAIQKPVYDFVTCTRQPQTVRVEPGDMILLEGILVLHMKPLRDEMSVRIYVDTDDDLRILRRLERDIHERGQEFDHVVSQYLRHVRPMHMGFVEPSKHHAHIIVPQGGNNDIAIGMIVGALRARLMNPAAPR, via the coding sequence ATGTCGTCACCCCTCGTCGTAGGCATCGCCGGTGGTACCGCTTCCGGCAAGACGACGGTCGCCCGGAAGGTTCGCGAGGCGCTCGCCGACTGCCGTGTGGCCTTCATCGATCAGGATTCGTATTACCGGGATCTGTCGGACCTACCGATGGCCGAGCGCCGCGAGGTCAACTTCGACCACCCGGATGCCTTCGACACGGATCTGCTCGTGGCGCACCTGGCGGAGCTCAAGGCGGGCCGCGCCATCCAGAAGCCCGTGTACGACTTCGTCACCTGCACGCGGCAGCCGCAGACGGTGCGCGTGGAGCCCGGGGACATGATCCTCCTGGAGGGCATCCTCGTGCTGCACATGAAGCCGCTGCGCGACGAGATGAGCGTGCGCATCTACGTGGACACGGATGACGACCTGCGCATCCTGCGCCGGCTCGAGCGCGACATCCACGAGCGCGGCCAGGAATTCGATCACGTGGTGAGCCAGTACCTGCGCCACGTGCGGCCCATGCACATGGGCTTCGTCGAGCCCTCCAAGCACCACGCGCACATCATCGTGCCGCAGGGGGGCAACAACGACATCGCCATCGGGATGATCGTCGGCGCGCTGCGCGCCCGGCTGATGAACCCCGCCGCGCCGCGCTGA
- a CDS encoding AHH domain-containing protein: MSIRLAGSRPPGAWLRPLLAGWLLLALFLQSACATGSPRGGLLVGYRSHQLTPPPAPKQDVTLTPSSDFAPVQLSDAQFRQAFTQLVLEVPLRVAPRPTRPLAGRLVLASWPPSGAGDSSVEGGYARLCERRGSPGDCFWFLGEGPHDTALSHRDRFALALILALTPAVEAATGILQDISAHALTTLLTGLSLYLVVLMAPEPISKGLALAMTLFLWGYLGHELWGLISATKDLWDEAKAASAFHELRDASERYARVLGPNTLRVLILLATWKAGAKGQEAVTGSGLPGFPQAVRNAAAAGHFRLPAAASEATSVSVVEGRLVLTLPSGSGAILAMQNQAEGEKTPVHHIATVENEKSPARGGPWTPKLKKFFDKAGMSMEDDANKIPIPGHKGPHPEAYHQEVFTRLGRAVKTCGTTIQCREALTQELKLLAEQIQRAGSRLNKLVTRSE; encoded by the coding sequence GTGTCCATCCGTCTTGCTGGCTCGCGCCCTCCTGGCGCATGGCTGCGCCCCTTGCTGGCCGGCTGGCTTCTCCTCGCTCTCTTTCTCCAGTCCGCCTGCGCCACGGGCTCCCCACGTGGCGGCCTCCTCGTGGGCTACCGCTCCCATCAGCTCACGCCCCCGCCAGCGCCCAAGCAGGACGTCACCCTCACGCCGAGTAGCGACTTCGCGCCCGTCCAGCTTTCGGACGCGCAGTTTCGCCAGGCCTTCACCCAGCTCGTTCTGGAGGTTCCCCTGCGGGTGGCCCCCCGTCCTACCAGGCCTCTGGCGGGCCGCCTGGTACTGGCCTCCTGGCCACCGAGCGGCGCGGGCGACTCCAGCGTCGAGGGCGGCTACGCTCGCCTGTGCGAGCGGCGCGGCTCTCCGGGGGACTGCTTCTGGTTCCTGGGAGAGGGCCCCCACGATACTGCTCTCAGCCACCGGGACAGGTTCGCGCTGGCCCTCATCCTCGCTCTCACCCCCGCGGTGGAAGCGGCCACGGGCATCCTCCAGGACATCTCCGCGCACGCCCTGACGACGCTGCTCACGGGCCTGTCCCTGTACCTCGTGGTGCTCATGGCACCGGAGCCCATCTCTAAAGGCCTCGCCCTGGCGATGACCCTCTTCCTCTGGGGCTACCTGGGCCATGAGCTCTGGGGATTGATTTCCGCCACGAAGGACCTCTGGGACGAGGCGAAGGCCGCCAGCGCGTTCCACGAGCTACGCGACGCGAGCGAGCGGTACGCCCGGGTGCTCGGACCCAACACCTTGCGTGTCCTCATCCTCCTGGCGACCTGGAAGGCGGGCGCCAAGGGCCAGGAAGCCGTGACGGGGAGCGGGCTGCCGGGTTTCCCCCAGGCGGTGCGGAACGCCGCCGCCGCGGGCCACTTCCGCCTGCCCGCGGCGGCTTCCGAGGCGACGTCGGTGTCCGTGGTGGAGGGCAGACTCGTTCTCACGCTTCCCTCCGGCTCAGGTGCCATCCTCGCCATGCAGAATCAGGCAGAGGGCGAGAAGACCCCCGTCCACCATATCGCCACCGTGGAGAACGAGAAGTCTCCTGCACGCGGCGGACCCTGGACGCCGAAGCTCAAGAAATTCTTCGACAAGGCCGGCATGTCCATGGAGGACGACGCCAACAAGATCCCCATCCCGGGCCACAAGGGCCCCCACCCCGAGGCGTACCATCAAGAGGTCTTCACGCGCCTCGGGAGGGCAGTCAAGACCTGCGGGACCACGATTCAGTGTCGGGAGGCCCTCACCCAGGAGTTGAAGCTGCTTGCCGAGCAAATCCAAAGGGCAGGCTCCAGGCTCAACAAGCTCGTCACTCGGTCCGAGTGA
- a CDS encoding pectin acetylesterase-family hydrolase, which yields MKKQWLLGLLLAAAPGVASAEVLVSGIVDVLVDGGNTYDWSKVELPGTTCGNGSQYKFFVHRSTTGSQNLLFFFEGGGACWDYDTCSGRAGVIGAANPNGITDDYMTQFTAKYVSPIVNGADPGLPFRSRTDIVTKDWNIVYMPYCTGDVHVGNNVATYADQTGQQPPLSWHHSGYKNSLAAINYAKVQFPNVQKLLVTGFSAGGTATSSSYYFVRRIINPARGYFLNDSGPIYLAPNVNDNSRPLHDKIRQSWNLDSVFNQFPASFDRNNLGTINRMLAMEFPNDQLAYTGYSRDYNYSRFSYERFYTPNDQEAVLTRWKADQDKLVAELNLYNNYSYFIPHERQINASHCSTIITFVGAHACQRMEKKKWYEYVNEPWQDYKCNSEFVSMSTFLQRFINDNQRVRIYEPANGYNADDPGMSVLAPLINGALGG from the coding sequence ATGAAAAAGCAATGGCTGTTGGGCCTTCTCCTGGCCGCGGCACCTGGTGTCGCGAGCGCCGAGGTGCTGGTCTCCGGCATCGTCGACGTGCTGGTGGACGGCGGAAACACCTACGACTGGAGCAAGGTGGAACTGCCGGGAACGACGTGCGGCAACGGCTCGCAGTACAAGTTCTTCGTCCATCGCAGCACCACGGGCTCGCAGAACCTGCTGTTCTTCTTCGAAGGTGGCGGCGCGTGCTGGGACTACGACACGTGTAGCGGGCGCGCGGGTGTCATTGGCGCGGCCAATCCCAACGGCATCACCGACGACTACATGACGCAGTTCACGGCGAAGTACGTCTCGCCCATCGTCAACGGCGCCGATCCGGGCCTGCCCTTCCGCAGCCGCACGGACATCGTGACCAAGGACTGGAACATCGTCTACATGCCCTACTGCACGGGCGATGTTCACGTGGGCAATAACGTCGCCACCTACGCGGACCAGACGGGCCAGCAGCCGCCGCTGTCCTGGCACCACTCCGGCTACAAGAACTCGCTCGCGGCCATCAACTACGCGAAGGTCCAGTTCCCCAACGTGCAGAAGCTGCTCGTCACCGGGTTCAGCGCGGGCGGCACCGCCACCTCGTCCTCGTACTACTTCGTGCGCCGCATCATCAATCCGGCCCGGGGCTACTTCCTGAACGACTCGGGCCCCATCTACCTGGCGCCCAACGTCAACGACAACTCGCGCCCCCTGCACGACAAGATCCGCCAGTCGTGGAACCTGGACTCGGTGTTCAACCAGTTCCCCGCGTCCTTCGATCGCAACAACCTGGGCACCATCAACCGCATGCTGGCCATGGAGTTCCCGAATGATCAGCTCGCCTACACGGGCTACTCGCGGGACTACAACTACTCGCGCTTCTCCTACGAGCGCTTCTACACGCCCAACGATCAGGAGGCGGTGCTCACCCGCTGGAAGGCGGACCAGGACAAGCTCGTCGCCGAGCTGAACCTCTACAACAACTACAGCTACTTCATCCCCCACGAGCGGCAGATCAACGCGAGCCACTGCAGCACCATCATCACCTTCGTGGGCGCGCACGCCTGCCAGCGGATGGAGAAGAAGAAGTGGTACGAGTACGTCAACGAGCCGTGGCAGGACTACAAGTGCAACAGCGAGTTCGTGTCCATGAGCACCTTCCTCCAGCGCTTCATCAATGACAACCAGCGCGTGCGCATCTACGAGCCCGCCAACGGCTACAACGCCGATGATCCGGGCATGTCGGTGCTCGCGCCGCTCATCAACGGCGCCCTCGGTGGCTAG
- a CDS encoding alpha/beta fold hydrolase: protein MYQTHGSYVSPVALPLEEGGLLGAARIAWCAYGERSEDNVVVLLHDLPHSHHALHPAGQDAGPHSGWGSELLGEGRPLDTAALHVVVPNLLGSPFGSTSPVAVDPHVGRPYGAALPTVTVLDMARGVAALLRSMKVERVRAVVGVGLGGLVALRLAALFAERVAGVAVLGAARTLPESLRERLGLSRHLLRLDPDFHDGHYAPGAGPRRTLRKQTLEYLRLVHGPGGEAPDTPQTLEAQAQALADCFDANAWALLCTAYAGADLTECLAEVRAPVLLAAAANDALAPPARVRDTYHLLSAAGIRAHYHELPEPCSHQGLLAGSRRLHGPLRDFVRRRG from the coding sequence GTGTACCAGACCCACGGCTCCTACGTGTCTCCGGTTGCACTTCCCCTGGAGGAAGGCGGCCTGCTGGGCGCAGCCCGGATCGCCTGGTGCGCCTACGGCGAGCGCTCCGAGGACAATGTTGTGGTGCTGTTGCACGACCTGCCGCACTCCCACCACGCCCTTCACCCCGCGGGGCAGGACGCCGGCCCTCACTCCGGGTGGGGCTCGGAGTTACTCGGCGAGGGGCGGCCCCTGGACACGGCGGCGCTGCACGTGGTGGTGCCCAACCTGCTCGGCAGTCCGTTCGGCTCCACGTCGCCGGTGGCGGTGGATCCGCACGTGGGCCGGCCCTATGGCGCCGCGCTGCCCACGGTGACGGTGCTGGACATGGCGCGCGGGGTGGCGGCGCTCTTGCGCTCGATGAAGGTGGAGCGCGTGCGCGCGGTGGTGGGCGTGGGGCTCGGCGGGCTGGTGGCGCTGCGGCTCGCGGCGCTCTTCGCCGAGCGGGTGGCGGGCGTGGCGGTGCTCGGCGCGGCGCGCACCCTGCCCGAGTCCCTGCGCGAGCGCCTGGGCCTCTCCCGCCACCTGTTGCGCCTGGATCCCGACTTCCATGACGGGCACTACGCCCCGGGGGCCGGACCCCGGCGCACGCTGCGCAAGCAGACGCTGGAGTACCTGCGGCTCGTGCACGGGCCCGGTGGCGAGGCCCCGGACACCCCCCAGACGCTGGAAGCCCAGGCCCAGGCCCTCGCGGACTGCTTCGACGCGAACGCCTGGGCGCTGTTGTGCACGGCCTACGCGGGCGCGGACCTCACCGAGTGCCTGGCCGAGGTGCGCGCGCCGGTGCTGCTCGCGGCGGCCGCGAATGACGCCCTGGCCCCTCCCGCGCGCGTGCGCGACACGTACCACCTGCTCAGCGCGGCGGGCATCCGGGCGCACTACCACGAGCTGCCCGAGCCCTGCTCGCACCAGGGCCTGCTCGCCGGCTCCCGGCGACTGCACGGCCCCCTGCGCGACTTCGTGCGCCGCCGCGGCTGA